One Panicum virgatum strain AP13 chromosome 9K, P.virgatum_v5, whole genome shotgun sequence genomic region harbors:
- the LOC120648843 gene encoding uncharacterized protein LOC120648843 has product MLAGLIMPEHLLSEAGDVEGNLQGVLAAAKAGDRKKAVLELIGSAYHLVDLAQACLPTFGGAPPPFVIKVRAASPAPEGSPSIVLKDGSVLWFDFGAEQDDTEAMKRAVNIPIVLALGITTYLATYHSLE; this is encoded by the coding sequence ATGCTGGCAGGCCTGATAATGCCTGAGCACCTCTTGTCCGAGGCTGGCGATGTGGAGGGCAACCTGCAAGGTGTTCTTGCGGCAGCTAAAGCCGGGGATCGCAAGAAGGCAGTTCTGGAGCTCATCGGATCTGCTTACCACCTCGTCGACCTGGCGCAAGCTTGCCTGCCGACCTTCGGCGGCGCACCACCACCGTTCGTGATCAAAGTTCGCGCCGCCTCGCCAGCACCCGAAGGAAGCCCATCCATCGTGCTCAAGGATGGATCGGTCCTGTGGTTCGACTTCGGGGCTGAGCAGGATGATACTGAAGCCATGAAGCGGGCCGTGAACATTCCCATCGTGCTCGCGTTGGGAATCACCACGTACCTCGCTACCTATCACTCGCTCGAGTGA
- the LOC120648844 gene encoding uncharacterized protein LOC120648844 produces the protein MLCPVSPSPALLSAATRQPSTLTTIWPAPVRRPAPSFPPLKLRPADTAALRPRCLVTRARMNRGREVEEPFNPNHFVEENKTILRRFLEIHTTPEGILHREAVDASARVCLAAAKAVTMASQLVDSASLTAGLSNEISKDTVHRTLGAYVDVFLHTTEDSQNKTFNRDSVMWFLDALRGLASISHILLEDALEALSHTHPRASLAEYAYNSDVKKMHREFNWQMDDLEDSIWNGIRFSSDICKLVLPTMRKGVDITQSFLGLMVARRQRTLEKASSKVC, from the exons ATGCTGTGCCCCGTCTCGCCATCGCCGGCACTACTCTCCGCGGCAACGAGGCAGCCAAGCACGCTGACCACCATCTGGCCGGCACCAGTTCGTCGGCCGGCACCAAGCTTCCCACCCCTGAAGCTGCGACCGGCCGATACGGCTGCCCTTCGCCCGCGGTGCCTGGTGACCCGGGCTCGGATGAACCGCGGCCGCGAGGTCGAAGAGCCGTTCAATCCTAATCACTTCGTTGAGGAGAACAAAACCATCTTGCGGCGCTTCCTCGAAATCCACACGACTCCCGAGGGCATCCTG CACCGCGAGGCCGTAGATGCGTCGGCACGTGTCTGTCTTGCAGCAGCAAAAGCTGTCACGATGGCTTCCCAACTCGTG GACAGTGCTAGCCTGACTGCCGGTCTTTCCAATGAGATTTCCAAAGACACAGTGCATAGGACACTTGGAGCATATGTGGATGTCTTCCTCCACACCACAGAGGACTCTCAAAACAAAACGTTTAATAGGGACTCTGTGATGTGGTTTCTCGACGCCCTAAGAGGGTTGGCTTCTATCAGCCACATCCTGCTTGAAGACGCTCTCGAGGCTCTCAGCCACACGCACCCGAGGGCGAGCTTAGCAGAGTATGCCTACAACAGCGACGTGAAGAAGATGCACCGTGAGTTTAATTGGCAGATGGACGACCTCGAAGATAGCATTTGGAACGGTATTAGATTTAGTAGTGACATATGCAAG TTGGTGCTGCCGACGATGCGTAAAGGTGTTGACATTACTCAATCCTTCTTGGGGCTCATGGTGGCTCGTCGGCAAAGAACATTAGAAAAGGCATCAAGCAAAGTATGTTAG